A window of Theropithecus gelada isolate Dixy chromosome 8, Tgel_1.0, whole genome shotgun sequence genomic DNA:
cctaggctggtctcaaactcctgagctcaagtgacctgcctgcctcagcctcccaaagtgctaggattataggtgtcagccaccacacccagcctctatcATCTTTTATCCTAAACTCCCATGCAATAAATATTGGATCTTATTCCTTTattatgcatgcatgtgtctaaCCTCTCTGTTTTTCCATCTTCCTTCTCTGTTCCGTATTCTGAGTAATTATTTCGGATCTATATTCCAAATCACTTATTTTCTCCTTAGCTGTTTCTAATCAGCTACTTAACCTTTGCattattcttttatcttcttttcagtcaacaaaacttataaaaaataaactggacCCATTTTGACTACACAATTTAATGAGTCTTGACTGTTGTATACACCTGTGTAACACCCAATACTAGGAAATCACTAATCTGCTTTATCTGCTTTCAGtcacttttggtgtcatatctaagaaatctttgcctaactgaaggtcataaagattttctcctatgctttCTTAAAGCAGTTTgatagttttagttcttatgtttaggtctataatacattttagttaatttttgtggatgATATGAGGTAAGGGTCTAGGTTTATCTTTttttacatatggatatccaattgctCCAATGCTATTGGTTGAAAAAGCTACCTTTTCCCAATTGAATTTTATTGGTACTTTTatcaaaaatcaactgaccatTAAAGGGAAGGTTTATTTCTATAccctgtattctgttccattggtctttatgtCTTTCCTCACGCCAATACCATACTctcttgattactgtggctttacaGTAAGTTTTATAATCAAGTGTTTTGTCAAAGCTGTTTTGACTTTCCATACAAACTTATATACTTAAATATGCATTTCCATAAAATTTATATCATTTtgtccatttctacaaaaacaccTATTAGAATTTTAACAGGGATTGCGCTGACTCTATAGATCAATTTAGGGAGAACTGCCACTGTAAtgagccaaatccagcctgctgctTGTTTCTGCAAATAAAGTTTACTAGAACATAGCACCATCCATTCATTGATGTCCCATCTGATTGCTTTTTTCATGCAACAACAGCAGAGTTCAGCAGTCATAATAGAGACCACACGACCCGCAAAGCTTAAAATATGTACTATCTAATGGTCTTTCACAAAAGTCAGCCAACCACTAACCTTAACTATATTGTCTTCCAATTGATGTACACAATATAGTATATCTCCCTTTCATTTAGATATCTTGTAACTTCTTCCAACAATGTTTTGTGTCTTTCAGTGTATAgatcttgaatttcttttgttaaatttattcctaaatattttattcattgtcaGATTGCTTGTCGccaattcatttttgtatactGATCTTAGATCAACCAACTTTGCTAAACTTGCttattctagttattttattgctttctgctcttatttttattagtttttctttctagttactttgctctttttttctagcttcttaagtTGGTGCTTAGGTCAATAATTttaggcttttctttcttttctagtaaAAATGTTAAAGCTATAAGTTTATCTCTACACACTGCCTTAGCTGTCTATATTCCACAAATTTCAATATGCTACATTAccattatcattcagttcaaaatgttttctaatttctttgacaCATAGATTATTTACAAGTGCTCTGTTTAATTTAGAAATACTTGGGGGTATTCCTAGATATCTTAGAATTATTGATTATTAATTTAATTCCTTTGTGATCAGAGATCATACTCTATATGGCTTcaatccttttaaatataagattaGGAATGGATAAGTCAACTTCACCTTATTACTCTTCAAAAGAAGTGATCATTTTCACAAGTCAAATAAGGTATTGGGTTACTTCTCATAATCCACAGTTCTCAAAAGTTAACTCACAGCTGAGGAATAGAGTTCAAATTCTTgctcaggaaggaaggaatgccAGCCATCTTCTATCACTTCAAACATAGGACGGTAAAAGAAAGGGTACATCAGAGTGATGGAGTCCAGGGTAGACAATGCCTGggggcaaaaagaaaagaaagacaaaaaagaaacacCCACAATTGGAAACACATTCTAAGTGACAAATTAGTATTAAGCAAACATGGGCTAATAATGATGGGCACTCAGTATGTTTCTCTAACATTGTGTTTATCACTAGACACAATTACAGTCTTATGAAGCTGATTTCCATGCTTCTAGTATCTAACAAGGCATCTGACACATAACACACACTCGAAAGTGTTGACAggatgaaaaaaagaacaaaaaaatgtgcatatgaattctagaagaaaaatcaaataacacCTCTTGACATCACTTAATAAAGCTTAATAAAAAGGTCTAAGTATTTCTGGGGATCAGTTTTTGGCTAGGCAGTAAGGTCTTAGCTCAAAATCCAGCATTACCTAAATAAActtatgtaaattatttgaaatcagAGTGGGTTAGTAACTGTAAAAAAGGATGATACAGCTTAGAGGTCTACAGTCAGATGGGAATTGGAATGCTGAACTGAAATTCCAAGTCCTAGCAGTGCAGCAGGAAAGCCATGTAACcactctatgcctcagtttcctcaactgtaaaatgggggaaataacatgcctacttcatagggttgttggaGCATTAAGAAAGATAATGTGTGTAACaggcttagaacagtgtctggcacataataaaatagaaaataattcccgcttttttttttgagacagttttgctcttgtcacccgggctagagtgcaatggcacgattttggctcactgcagcctctgcctcccgggttcaagcgattctccttcctcagcctcctgagtagctgggattacaggtgcccgccacatgcccagctatttcttcgtatttttagtagagatggggtttcaccatgttggccaggctggtcttgaactcctgacctcaggtgatctgcccacctcagcctcccaaagtgctgggattacaggcgtaagccaccacacctggccaatttcagCTATTACATGCTCTACATAGGTAGAAATTGCATCAATGttcacttcctcccttcctagACTGCTATGCCATTTGGTCAGGTATCATCATATCTTTATGCTGCAGGGATCTATTTTCAAATGGGGGCAATAACTCTATCATCCCCAAATGGGCCTATATTGATCTGGAGCACTTGAATCCTGGATAACAGACATATGAAAACCTGAGCAGATGGGAGAAACAGACAGATAGAACAGTCTCTATCACTAGGCAGATTCTTCCTTCTGTCAGGGGGATTATGGAAAAAAGCATTTCCATAACTGGGgttgggggggtggggtggggagaggaaaagGATACCATATCAATTAGCATAATTCAAACTGCAGGAATGATGGCAACATTCACCTGGACGGGAGGAGGAAGCCCAACAGCAATGCTCAGAATGCCGTCATCTCCCTCCAGGTCAGAGGAAGACCAGGCATGCAAAAGGATGGGCCCATGAGTACTCAATAGTAGACTGGACATACAGCTCAGCAGTTTAGCAAAAATATCTCCAACTAAAGTTATTCTTCTATCCATCTATAAATCATGAAACCTTCTCCCCTACctcataaaacaaaatagagagaAGCATGGCTGTATAATCCATTAtccatataaatgtatatacatatttcttttcctACATTTATATTGTCTTTGGCTGCCAACCACACCAACCAGAAGCAGAACAGCCAGTGTCCATGTCTGACCTAACTCAGGGCTGCCATCAATCAGAACCACCACTATTTTAAATGCAAGTCAGCAACCACTCTGATAGGCTATAAGCATTCACATTTCATCTTGAGATCTTATGTCACTAGAAAGAGGTATTTTCCTTTAAACACATTAATGctgagagaactgaaaacatttcAATTCCAAAGGCAggtgaaacacagaaaaaaaagtttcaccaACTTATTGCTACAATTTAGAGAACTGAGCACTTGCCAGCTATTCTTCCAATGGGATTCTATGTGTGGCAGCTGAATATATTTGAGTATGTGGACTCCTAATTACAAAGGACATCTCAGCTATGCTATATGAGAAATTCAATTGTTACTCGTAAATCACATCCAGATGTATTCGGGGAAGGGTGGAGGGCTAGCAGGAGGGATTGTGTGCCAGGAAAAGGATAGAGGACAGGTTCACTATGTTATTCACTATGCTATAAGCACATTTAACAGATCATTCATTTTCTGAGGTCAAATGAGCTCATAATTTATGGCTTCTTTTCAGTCCTAAGGGCTTCTATATGATCAGTCAGTTTCTaaagagctttaaaatatatacagcaaCTTAAACAACTGATCAGCGTCAGCAAGTGGGTAGCAcacttcccctttccctttaCCACTGTGCTCACCACAGACAGCATCTCTGACACCAACCAAACAGCCACCTTACAGATCACTTGTCACAAAGGGATAAGAAAAACGGAGACTGGTCAGTGAAAATCCAATCTCCTAactgaaaaaaaacacaaaacccataaacatacacatgctcAATGGAAGTGGGTAATGTTCCTCTGCCCAAATGCCCAAATAGTGGGACATTATTTCAATTTAACAGTCTATAAACTACATGCATTCTCATTCAACCTAACAAATTACATCAAATCAACATCATGCATTACTTCCAAATGACAGATGTATAAGACAAACAGTTCAGTTCATCTTCTCATTTCCTTAAGTAAAATTCAACAAAGGCAGGAAGAAATGTGTTATGTACCATTTACTTAGTActataacagtttttttttctatttctctattcctgttttaaaaatcactaaaatcCTACCTACGGATTTTTAAGACTTTCTACCCATTTTTAATAGCTAAGCTGATAGCATTTTTTGGACACAAAGTCCAGATTAGTTatataaacatggaaaaaaaaaatctatgcccTTATAGTAGTCTAGAAAGTACTATAAACCTAAGATTAACTGACATAATTTAGtggcaataatttaaaataaggcaatttaaaattttagtgtaTATCAAAATAGTTGGttagaatggaaagaaaacagtgtgagcTCTTCCATTTAAACTATCcaagtaaaatttatattatttgtcaTCTGAgccaatattcaatattgtttatataaatataaagcaaacataCCCTGTCTTAAGCTAATTGATACATGAAAATTCAgattactaaaaacaaacaaaaaactacaatcACTGGTGATAGTCACTtgctttagaaaagaaataactttttaataaaaagtctcaccacatacaatggaatattactcagcctcaAAAAGTCAGAATTTACAACACAGATGAGCtgtgaggatattatgctaagtgaaaaaaaccagtcacaaaaagactaTGTACTATGATTCTACTGATACGAGAtacctaaagtagtcaaattcagagaaacagaaagtagaaaggggGTTATCAGGAGTTGGAGAGGAGGGAAAATGGGGTGTTGTTTAACacagagtttcaattttgcaagatgaaaaagtacTGCAGATCtactgcacaacaatgtgaataaaGTTATTATACcctactaaactgtacacttaaaaatggttaagactgTAAATCTTATGTTAGGTGTTTTctaaccacaatttttaaaaaaactcatcaCCATAAAATTATAGTAAGTAATGACAGAGGACCCTCAAATGGTAACTGATATTTACCAAGTATTACACTAAGTATTCGACACACATCAACTAATACAATTCTTACAACAGTCCGAAAAGATCGATTCtattatccttgttttataaaaagtagaaaacaaatcaGAGAGATGTTAAGTACTTTACCAATGGTCACAAGCTACCAAGTGGTGAAATCAAGAATCAAACTCTGCTATGATTCAATAATATACTAATACATgtaataatgtatatatatgagtAATGCTATAGTACAATAttgtaatttattaatatttctattcaAATTTTTAGAATTGTATTTATTACAGAAGATATACTAGTATATTCAAGAAGAAACAATTTCACTTCTAGCTGCTAACCTGGTAGACAAGTGAACAGTGCACTGGTTAACTCACTAGTGGTTTGCAGTGTCTCTGAGGAACTCTCTAGAGGGCAGGTGGGAATAGTCGAGTCAATGAGGGCTTCTAGGTCCCCCCAGGCCATATCTACTCACTGTAATGTGACTAAAAGCAATTCTAACGGTATCTATTTTATTGGTTTAGAATTCCATATAAGATTTTACTTGAACAAACctcaagtaaagaaaaagaagttcacAGTCTTCGGCACTGAGAAAATACCAAGGTTTGTATAGTGAACATAAAACATcaagcaaaactttaaaatttctccCAAGAACCTCTTTACTAAATCTTCTAATGGTTTCCCTAAATAAGAATTCATATACACTCAAGTGAAACAGTATCTGTTATTTAACCAGTATGAACTCATGGAAATTCCATAAAGCCATTGGAAATGCAATTCCATGGAATTCCAAGCAACTCATGGAATTGAGCTGTTCATATAAAACGAGTTAACACCAGACACTGCCGGAAGTCAAGAAAGTCCCATTACACTCATATAACAGTGAACCAGGGTGAGGCTTTTCCTATCAATCTTCAGTATTTGAGTCAGAGTACATGACTAAATTATCtaatgaagaaatggaagagcTACAATGAGTCATAATATAAAAGTATGTTTCATTAGATTTTGCTTCCAAAATACTTACCTCAATGGAACTGGCTATATTCAAGCATTCCTCCATTCCAGGAATATCCAACTGAATAATTCGaaaatctttacattttatgATGATGGTACCCAGTGATCCCACAAATCTGTAAGAAATTGCAAATCATGTTTAAAATCATGTTTACTactaactttaaatatattattatttcttcgAAAAGAGAATATAGTTGTAGTCACCATCTATATTAACTTTCTTCTCCTCAATTAGTCTAATTAAGGAAGCAGCAAGGCTGCATCGTTAAAATGTGAGCCATACATTACTtaaaatatatgtcttttttaaaatttcaactataCAAAGTAATTCCCATTAGGCTAATTGTTTTGATGGAGATTATTTGGGGCCTTATTtcaaagaataggaaaaagaTCTGTAACTAATGTGTTAAGTGTTTGTAGAGAGATATTTCTGGAGCATAGGAAAATAGGTCACTTCAGATATCACTTACTTCCAAGTGATACATACTATGtatcaatttataaaaaataaaagggcccggtgctgtggctcacgcttgtaatcccagcactttgggaggccgaggcaggctaatcacaaggtcaggagatcgagaccatcctggataactcggtgaaattccatctctactaaaaatacaaaaaattagccgggcatgatggtacgtgcctatagtcccagctactcaggaggctgaggcaagagaattgcttgaacccaggaggcagaggttgcagtgagttgagattgagccactgcactccagtctgggtgacagagtgagactctgtctcaaaaaaaaaaaaaaaaagtaaaagtatttgaaaaaaatctaacatccatttctgatttaaaaacatgaaaacccAAAAATTTCTCAGCAAAGTTGAAAcaaaagggaacttcctcaacccgATAAGGGCATTTACAAACCCCatccccccgccccccaaaaaaaaaccctaaatctAATAGCACATGTAATGGTGAAggattgaattatttttctctaaaatcatGAATAACACAAAGACGTTCACTcttatcacttctattcaacattgtaacTGAAGGTTATAGCTAGTGCAGTaaggtaaaaagaataaaaaaggattaaaaaggaagaagtaaaactatctttatttgcAGACGACAATTGTGTAATGTACCCAGAATGTTTTTTTTATTGTCAATTCTCCCTCAAATTCATCTAGTGATATAACATAATTCCAAACAAAATCACAGCAGACTTTCATATAGAAACTGAAaaggtgattctaaaattcatatggtaaTGCAATTGTcttcaaatagccaaaacaactttgaataAGAGCAAAGTTTTATGGCTAACACTACATAATTTCGaggcttactataaagctacagtaattaagacagtgtaaAAATGACATGATGATAAACGGATcaactgaacagaaaaaaaagagtccagaaatagatccacttACACGTGAACAAAGATACAAAGACAATTCAATTGAAGACAGGTCAGTCTTTTCAACGAacggtgctggaacaattggatagcttttttttttttttagaatttgaaTCTATAACCAtgaaccatatacaaaaactaactcaaaatgggaTCTTTtatctaaatgtaaaacttaaagctagaaaactgctagaagaaaacatgagagaaaatatttgtgaacttaGGTGAGGCAACAGTTTCTTAGACAAGACACTAAAATCCCAATCTATAAAAGAACAAACTGACAAACTGCACATGTTCAAAATGTAAAACGTCTGCTCTTTGAAACACAGAGTTCAAGAGCATGAAAAGGTAAGCCACGGGGCATTCCTGTAGGCTGCTGAAGACTTCATCAacaggctacactaaatttattgttcaaatgtttctttcttcaataataaattaaccttactttactgtaacttttttactttataaactttttttttttttttttttttttttttttatttttttaattgctgaatgCCTCTTTGGCTAATATTTGGGAGATCATTTTTTAGTCCTACAACTGACGCATTGTTCCACTTTCCCATCATTTTGTTTGCAAACCACTAAAAGTCTTATTTCCTCATCTCTTTGACACATTACCAAAGTGGACCCTATGCTGTAATCACACAGAATAATGTTGGAAAGTATGAatatctcaattattttttaaaggtattatttttttccttctgttttcaaaTCATTTCTGACAGTTTCTAAAGACATGGTCACAGCTGCCTGAAGCATGTCTTCTTCACCCATAGCATCACCTAGATCACTCCCAAGTGCTCCTGAACTGGTGGTTGGCCTTTCACATGGATGTGAACTCTGTTCTGATAGGtccccctgctgctgctgctgctgctgctgcttctgctgttgCTGCTTTTGCTGCTGTTTTTCAAAGTAGGCTTCTCGTCTCTTCCGAAGCTCTTCTGAAGTAAGATTTGTACCTGATGTCTGTGGAATATCTTGAGATATATTTCTGGAACTACCTTGCATACTTAGCTGAATAGCCCTGCGGAGATCTGCTTCCTCATCTTCCATGTCAATTTCTTGGCGACTTAGTGCCAGAGCCCTCTGCAAATCCTCCTCATCTTCATCTAACATTCCTGAGCCATCATTTGCTTCTAACACTCGTTCCAGGTCTGTTTTATGGACTCTTTGCTCTTTCAGTTGTGCTAATTCTTCTCCAATAAGTTTTGGTCGGTGCATCTGTTGGACCCTGATCATCTGCAGGAGTTGGTCAGCTTCGCAATCTGGCAGGTCACCCTTAACAACAAATATAGAATAACCTTCCTGTTGTAATTGAGCCAAGAAAAGTGCAAGATATGTATCTGATATTAACTCTGGACCCGTCAAGAGAGAATTCAAGTTAAACCactgttttcctaattttctaaCTGTAAACCAGTGTTCCTTATAATTGCATATAAATGATCTTTCATTTATAGGATCGATCCTGAGCCTCTGATACTCTGGACTGTTGAACAGGATTAGTTCTAAACCCCAGACTTTCAAGGCATTGCTTATAacctgaatagagaaaaaaccaCTGTAATCCATATTTCCAGAAGGCTGCTGTAAAAACGTGCGATAATCTTCACTAGTAACTCCTCCTTCTGCCATTCTCATCCTCTCCTCCTCATCCAGCTGATGTGCAATTGAGGATAATTCCACAGGGCTAAAATATTCTCCTTGCAATAAATTATTCAGGCAATGTTGAGCACAAAGTGAGCCTTCTTGTTTCTCGTGGAAGATGGACTCCatgtttatttctactttataaactttttaaactcTAATGTTTTGTCTCTTTTGAAATAACACTAAGCTGAAAATACAAACACACCATAcagctatataaaaatattttccttctttatatccTCATTGTATAAGATTTTTTTGACTAAAAAATTTTGGGGGGTAAACTTTCTTGTTAAAacctaagacacaaacacacacattagcctaggcctacacagcaTCAGGATCATCAATGTCACTGTCTTCCATCTCCACATCTTGcctcactggaaggtcttcaggggaaatattaatattatacacGGAGATGTCATCTCCTATGATGATAATGCCTTCTGGATAACTCTTGA
This region includes:
- the LOC112629965 gene encoding LOW QUALITY PROTEIN: ataxin-3-like (The sequence of the model RefSeq protein was modified relative to this genomic sequence to represent the inferred CDS: deleted 1 base in 1 codon), which gives rise to MESIFHEKQEGSLCAQHCLNNLLQGEYFSPVELSSIAHQLDEEERMRMAEGGVTSEDYRTFLQQPSGNMITVVFSLFRNERSFICNYKEHWFTVRKLGKQWFNLNSLLTGPELISDTYLALFLAQLQQEGYSIFVVKGDLPDCEADQLLQMIRVQQMHRPKLIGEELAQLKEQRVHKTDLERVLEANDGSGMLDEDEEDLQRALALSRQEIDMEDEEADLRRAIQLSMQGSSRNISQDIPQTSGTNLTSEELRKRREAYFEKQQQKQQQQKQQQQQQQQGDLSEQSSHPCERPTTSSGALGSDLGDAMGEEDMLQAAVTMSLETVRNDLKTEGKK